The following are encoded together in the Mesoplodon densirostris isolate mMesDen1 chromosome 2, mMesDen1 primary haplotype, whole genome shotgun sequence genome:
- the S100A6 gene encoding protein S100-A6, whose product MARPLDQAIGLLVTIFHKYSCQEGDKNTLSKSELKELIQKELTIGAKLQDAEIAKLMDDLDRNKDQVVNFQEYVTFLGALAMIYNDILQG is encoded by the exons ATGGCGCGCCCCCTGGATCAGGCTATTGGCCTCCTGGTGACCATCTTCCACAAGTACTCCTGTCAGGAGGGTGACAAGAACACCCTGAGCAAGAGTGAACTGAAGGAGCTGATCCAGAAGGAGCTCACCATTGGCGCG AAGCTGCAGGATGCTGAAATTGCAAAGCTGATGGATGACCTGGACCGGAACAAGGACCAGGTGGTGAACTTCCAAGAATATGTCACCTTCCTGGGGGCCTTGGCCATGATCTACAATGACATCCTCCAGGGCTGA
- the S100A5 gene encoding protein S100-A5 isoform X2: MNFRSSFKNHQPPELHTMLETSLEKALTTMVTTFHKYSGREGSKLTLSRKELKELIEKDLCLGEKMKESSMDDLMKSLDKNGDQEIDFKEYSVFLTTLCVAYNDFFLADNQ, encoded by the exons ATGAATTTCAGGTCCAGTTTCAAGAATCATCAG cctccagaactacaCACCATGTTGGAAACGTCTTTGGAGAAGGCCCTGACCACTATGGTCACCACTTTCCATAAATATTCAGGGAGAGAGGGCAGCAAACTGACTCTGAGTAGGAAGGAGCTGAAGGAACTGATCGAGAAAGACCTGTGTCTTGGTGAG AAGATGAAGGAGAGCAGCATGGATGACCTGATGAAGAGCTTGGACAAGAACGGCGACCAGGAGATCGACTTCAAGGA a taCTCGGTGTTCCTGACCACGCTGTGCGTGGCCTACAACGACTTCTTCCTGGCGGACAACCAATGA
- the S100A5 gene encoding protein S100-A5 isoform X1 produces the protein MNFRSSFKNHQPPELHTMLETSLEKALTTMVTTFHKYSGREGSKLTLSRKELKELIEKDLCLGEKMKESSMDDLMKSLDKNGDQEIDFKEYSGTSLVAQWLRILLPMQGTRVRTLVREDPTCRGATKPGCHNY, from the exons ATGAATTTCAGGTCCAGTTTCAAGAATCATCAG cctccagaactacaCACCATGTTGGAAACGTCTTTGGAGAAGGCCCTGACCACTATGGTCACCACTTTCCATAAATATTCAGGGAGAGAGGGCAGCAAACTGACTCTGAGTAGGAAGGAGCTGAAGGAACTGATCGAGAAAGACCTGTGTCTTGGTGAG AAGATGAAGGAGAGCAGCATGGATGACCTGATGAAGAGCTTGGACAAGAACGGCGACCAGGAGATCGACTTCAAGGAGtactcggggacttccctggtggcgcagtggttaagaatcctcctgccaatgcaggggacacgggttcgaaccctggtccgggaagatcccacatgccgcggagcaactaagcctgggtgccacaactactga
- the S100A3 gene encoding LOW QUALITY PROTEIN: protein S100-A3 (The sequence of the model RefSeq protein was modified relative to this genomic sequence to represent the inferred CDS: inserted 1 base in 1 codon), translating into MVRMATLEQAVAAIVCTFQEYSGPCGDKXKLCQAELKELLEKELPTWTPTELWECDHNKFMSVLDTSKDCEVDFVEYTCLLACLCACCHEYFKDCALGPHCSQ; encoded by the exons ATGG TGAGGATGGCGACTCTGGAGCAGGCGGTGGCTGCTATTGTGTGCACCTTCCAGGAATATTCAGGGCCCTGTGGAGACA TAAAGCTCTGCCAGGCAGAGCTCAAGGAACTGCTAGAGAAGGAGCTGCCCACCTGGACCCCG ACAGAGCTTTGGGAGTGTGACCACAATAAGTTCATGAGTGTCCTGGACACCAGCAAGGATTGCGAGGTGGACTTTGTGGAGTACACGTGCCTGCTTGCCTGCCTCTGCGCCTGCTGCCACGAGTACTTCAAGGACTGCGCCCTGGGCCCCCACTGCTCCCAGTAA